In the genome of Triticum urartu cultivar G1812 chromosome 5, Tu2.1, whole genome shotgun sequence, one region contains:
- the LOC125509843 gene encoding uncharacterized protein LOC125509843, with translation MRIPGLLAAAAALLVLLLAVAGAAAQEAAAAGDVRPEEIAAKARAQEEAVLAAELGQLRAKVAALESSIAAQTLELNSKDGGIETLEKVTGEMSQNIATLQNEITSLQSKGSIAAKEQAGKVNARAIELEKQIEKLKKDIEAQNNKKATMEARATDAEKKVQELNAKLDRLQKTSGEQKVRIQKTKNALKAAEEELMKVQLEATAKSEQLGEVHGAWLPPWLAAHAAHYMELMSSHWSEHGKPAVNNLLQKASEKTVQAKEWAEPHIETAKAKWIPVIKENWATAKEIAEPYVQMVSAKSVELYQASKDAISPHVVKAHELADPYFQEAKKLSKPYIDQVAKASKPHVDKLKTTLKPYTEKAGQEYEKLRDTATLYHQQAQVTILDYMHQHELLKQFVNGELVWFLAAAWLLMPVYVLYILLTEVCCITKKKKIPRSDKGKVLVNGHRRHKRRHADK, from the exons ATGCGGATCCCGGGGCtgctcgcggcggcggcggcgctgctgGTGCTGCTTCTCGCGGTCGCCGGTGCGGcggcgcaggaggcggcggcagcggggGACGTGCGGCCGGAGGAGATCGCGGCGAAGGCGAGGGCCCAGGAGGAGGCGGTGCTCGCGGCCGAGCTGGGGCAGCTCAGGGCGAAGGTCGCCGCGCTAG AGTCGAGCATTGCAGCACAGACACTGGAGCTGAATAGCAAGGACGGCGGCATCGAAACACTGGAAAAGGTAACTGGGGAGATGTCACAGAACATTGCTactctgcagaatgagataactTCCCTCCAG TCAAAGGGATCTATAGCTGCAAAGGAGCAGGCAGGCAAGGTCAATGCCCGGGCTATTGAGCTTGAGAAGCAG ATTGAGAAGCTCAAGAAGGACATAGAAGCACAGAATAACAAAAAGGCGACCATGGAGGCTAGAGCCACCGATGCAGAGAAGAAGGTGCAAGAGCTGAATGCTAAGCTGGATAGA CTTCAAAAGACAAGCGGCGAGCAAAAGGTTAGGATTCAGAAGACTAAAAATGCTCTTAAAGCTGCAGAG GAGGAGCTGATGAAGGTGCAGTTAGAAGCAACAGCAAAATCAGAGCAGCTCGGAGAG GTTCATGGAGCATGGTTGCCACCTTGGTTAGCAGCACATGCAGCTCACTATATG GAGTTGATGTCAAGTCACTGGAGTGAACATGGAAAACCTGCTGTCAACAATTTATTGCAAAAG GCATCAGAGAAAACAGTGCAGGCGAAGGAATGGGCCGAACCCCATATAGAAACTGCTAAGGCG AAATGGATTCCTGTCATTAAAGAAAATTGGGCTACTGCAAAGGAAATTGCAGAACCTTATGTGCAAATGGTCTCAGCAAAATCAGTAGAGCTTTATCAAGCATCAAAGGATGCTATCTCACCTCATGTTGTGAAAGCACATGAGCTTGCTGATCCCTATTTCCAG GAAGCCAAGAAGTTATCCAAACCTTATATTGATCAAGTTGCTAAGGCCAGTAAACCACATGTTGACAAACTTAAAACCACCCTGAAGCCTTACACTGAAAAGGCAGGCCAGGAGTATGAAAAGCTTCGCGACACAGCTACTTTATACCATCAGCAG GCTCAGGTAACTATCTTGGATTACATGCACCAACATGAATTATTAAAACAATTTGTGAATGGGGAGTTGGTGTGGTTTCTG GCTGCTGCTTGGCTGCTTATGCCCGTATATGTTCTGTACATACTCCTAACAGAAGTCTGCTG catcaccaagaagaagaaaaTCCCACGGAGTGATAAGGGCAAAGTTTTGGTCAATGGCCATCGGAGACACAAGCGCCGACATGCAGACAAGTAG